The DNA sequence TGCAGAGGCACAAGCAGAGGCTAGACTTCTTATGCTCGCAGCGCAGAACATCTTGAACCCGAAAGACGGTAAGCCAGTTGTAACACCTTCACAGGATATGGTTCTTGGTAACTACTATTTGACTATGGAACGTGAAGAGGCTGTTGGTGAAGGTACTATCTTCAAAGATATAGACGAAGCGTTGATCGCCTATCAGAATGGCTACGTCCATCTTCATACGCGCATCGCAGTACATGCTTCATCTTTGAAAAACAAGACGTTCACAGAGGAGCAGAACAACCAGCTGCTTCTAACAACTGTCGGTAAACTTGTTTTCAACGAAATTCTTCCGGAATCATTCCCGTTCATCAATGAACCGACGAAGAGCAACCTTGAAATCAAGACGCCTGAGAAGTATTTCCTTGAAAAAGGTACTGATGTCAAAGAGGTTATTAAATCTCAAGAGACAATTCAGCCATTCAAAAAGGGTATTCTCGGGGATATTATCGCTGAAGTGTTCAAACGCTTCAAAATCAGTGAAACTTCTAAGATGCTTGACCGTATGAAGGATCTTGGTTTCAAATACTCTACGAAGGCCGGTATCACTGTAGGTATTGCCGATATCGTAGTATTGAAAGAAAAAGAAGTTATCCTCGAAGAAGCACAGAGTAAAGTTGATAAAGTCTTGAAGCAATTCCGTCGCGGTCTTATTACCGAGGAGGAACGCTACGACAGAGTTATCTCTATCTGGTCTGAAGCGAAGGATACGATCCAAGATAAATTGATGAAGTCCCTTCATAAACGCAACCCGATCTTCATGATGAGTGACTCCGGAGCCCGTGGTAACGCGTCTAACTTCACTCAGCTCGCAGGTATGCGTGGTTTGATGGCGAACCCGTCTGGCCGAATCATTGAACTTCCAATCAAGTCGAGCTTCCGAGAAGGTCTTACAGTACTCGAGTACTTTATCTCGACACACGGTGCACGTAAAGGTTTGGCTGATACGGCGCTTAAGACAGCTGACTCGGGTTATCTGACTAGACGATTGGTCGACGTTGCTCAGGATGTTATTGTCCGTGAAGCAGATTGTGGTACTGACCGTGGTTTAACAATCAGTTCTTTGACAGATGGAACAGAAATGATCGAGCCGTTGTTTGACCGACTTGTTGGAAGAACAGCCTTCGAAGATATCAAACACCCTGAAACTGGAAATACGATCGTCGCTGCAGATGAAATCATTTCTGAAGATCAGGCTGTTGAAATCACTAAGGCGGACATTGAGGAAGTCGTTATTCGTTCCGTATTCACATGTAATACGAAACATGGCGTCTGCCAGAAGTGTTACGGTCGCAACTTGGCAACTGGATCCGATGTAGAGGTTGGCGAAGCGGTTGGAATTATCGCTGCTCAGTCAATCGGTGAGCCAGGAACACAGCTTACAATGCGTACATTCCACACAGGTGGTGTAGCCGGAGCGGATATTACGCAGGGTCTTCCACGTATCCAGGAATTGTTTGAAGCCCGTAACCCTAAAGGGGAAGCTGTCATCAGTGAAATCTATGGGGTTGTCAAAGAAATCAAGGAAGTTAAAGACAAACAGGAAATCGTCGTACAGGGTGAAGTGGAACAGAAGTCATATGAAGTTCCTTACAATGCCCGCATGAAAGTGGCGGAAGGCGATGAAGTGGAAGCGGGCATGGCGCTCACTGAAGGTTCTATCGATCCGAAGCAGCTGTTGCGTGTACGCGGTGTTCAGGGTGTTCAAGACTATATCCTTCGTGAAGTTCAGCGTGTTTACCGTATGCAGGGTGTAGAAATTGGCGACAAGCACGTAGAAGTAATGGTGCGCCAGATGCTTCGTAAGATCCGTGTTGTTGATTCTGGCGATACAAACGTACTTCCAGGCTCACTTCTTGAAATTCACCAATTTAAGAAGGCAAATACGGATGTGCTTAAAGCTGGGGAGCAGCCGGCTGTTGGTAAGCCTGTACTTCTCGGTATTACAAAGGCATCCCTTGAAACAGAGTCCTTCCTGTCAGCAGCATCCTTCCAGGAAACAACTCGTGTCCTGACTGACGCTGCAATTAAAGGTAAGCGTGATGAACTACTTGGATTGAAAGAGAACGTTATTATCGGTAAACTTGTTCCTGCTGGTACAGGAATGCAGCGATACCGACGCATTAAAGCCGAGCTTGATCTTCCTAAAGGAGAAGAGTCGGCACAGCAAGAAGAAACAGAAACAATTCAGTAAATAAGAGGCAGGAGAACTGCCTCGTGAATTTATAAATTGGAAGCACCAAATTTGCTTATTTTTTATTGACATCAAAAAATGATGGTGGTAATATAAGCAAGGTGCTTCCGATATATTTGTTGCTTTGGAGGATATGTATCCATGTCTTATGAAAAAGTAGCTCAAAATCATTCGCGAATGATAATTGGTTTGAAGCAGACGCTCAAGGCCATGGAAAATGGTCAGGTTAGCGAAGTGGTTATCGCCGAGGATGCAGATGCGGCAATAACAAAAAAAGTTTCCAACAAGGCAGAGCAATTGGAAATACCGATTGTAAATGTCGACTCGATGAAAAAGCTGGGCACAGCTTGTGGAATCGATGTTGGAGCATCAACTGTAGCGATTACACGATCGAAATGACATGTCAGGTCGTTAAAGCTTCGTTTTTTTTACTCTATTAATAAACACCCGGTCGTGTGGTCTTATGGAATGCCATTAAACCAAGCATTAAACCGGTTGAATTTTTATTCGATTATCGAAGGGAGGACATATCATGCCTACAATTAACCAGCTAGTACGCAAAGGTCGTGTCAGCAAAGCAAAGAAAACTGACTCTCCTGCGTTGAACAAAGGTTACAACAGCTTCAAAAAGAAGTTGACTAATGACAACTCTCCACAAAAACGTGGTGTTTGTACGCGTGTCGGCACATTGACTCCGAAGAAACCGAACTCGGCTCTTCGTAAATATGCTCGTGTGCGTTTGTCAAACAACATGGAGGTAACTGCTTACATTCCAGGAATCGGTCACAACCTACAAGAGCACAGTGTTGTACTGATCCGTGGCGGTCGCGTAAAGGATTTGCCGGGTGTACGTTACCATATCGTTCGTGGTGCGCTTGATACAGCAGGTGTCGATGGACGCATGCAAAGCCGTTCTAAATACGGTGCTAAGAAACCAAAAGAGAAAAAATAATAATATAATTGCTTTTCCAGAAAGGAGGAATTACTATGCCACGTAAAGGTCCAGTTACTAAACGTGACGTATTGCCGGATCCGCTTTACA is a window from the Aciduricibacillus chroicocephali genome containing:
- the rpsL gene encoding 30S ribosomal protein S12, whose amino-acid sequence is MPTINQLVRKGRVSKAKKTDSPALNKGYNSFKKKLTNDNSPQKRGVCTRVGTLTPKKPNSALRKYARVRLSNNMEVTAYIPGIGHNLQEHSVVLIRGGRVKDLPGVRYHIVRGALDTAGVDGRMQSRSKYGAKKPKEKK
- a CDS encoding 50S ribosomal protein L7ae-like protein, with product MSYEKVAQNHSRMIIGLKQTLKAMENGQVSEVVIAEDADAAITKKVSNKAEQLEIPIVNVDSMKKLGTACGIDVGASTVAITRSK
- the rpoC gene encoding DNA-directed RNA polymerase subunit beta', which encodes MLDVNNFEYMKIGLASPDKIRSWSFGEVKKPETINYRTLKPEKDGLFCERIFGPTKDWECHCGKYKRVRYKGVVCDRCGVEVTKSKVRRERMGHIELAAPVTHIWYFKGIPSRMGLVLDMSPRALEEVIYFAAYVVTDPGSTPLEKKQLLSEKEYRAYYDKYGNTFKAQMGAEAIRKLLQDIDLDKEAEVLKEELKTVSGQRRTRAIRRLEVVEAFRGSGNDPSWMVLDVLPVIPPEIRPMVQLDGGRFATSDLNDLYRRVINRNNRLKRLLDLGAPSIIVQNEKRMLQEAVDALIDNGRRGRPVTGPGNRPLKSLSHMLKGKQGRFRQNLLGKRVDYSGRSVIVVGPHLKMYQCGLPKEMALELFKPFVMKELVEKGIAHNIKSAKRKIERVHPDVWDVLEDVIKEHPVLLNRAPTLHRLGIQAFEPTLVEGRAIRLHPLVCTAYNADFDGDQMAVHVPLSAEAQAEARLLMLAAQNILNPKDGKPVVTPSQDMVLGNYYLTMEREEAVGEGTIFKDIDEALIAYQNGYVHLHTRIAVHASSLKNKTFTEEQNNQLLLTTVGKLVFNEILPESFPFINEPTKSNLEIKTPEKYFLEKGTDVKEVIKSQETIQPFKKGILGDIIAEVFKRFKISETSKMLDRMKDLGFKYSTKAGITVGIADIVVLKEKEVILEEAQSKVDKVLKQFRRGLITEEERYDRVISIWSEAKDTIQDKLMKSLHKRNPIFMMSDSGARGNASNFTQLAGMRGLMANPSGRIIELPIKSSFREGLTVLEYFISTHGARKGLADTALKTADSGYLTRRLVDVAQDVIVREADCGTDRGLTISSLTDGTEMIEPLFDRLVGRTAFEDIKHPETGNTIVAADEIISEDQAVEITKADIEEVVIRSVFTCNTKHGVCQKCYGRNLATGSDVEVGEAVGIIAAQSIGEPGTQLTMRTFHTGGVAGADITQGLPRIQELFEARNPKGEAVISEIYGVVKEIKEVKDKQEIVVQGEVEQKSYEVPYNARMKVAEGDEVEAGMALTEGSIDPKQLLRVRGVQGVQDYILREVQRVYRMQGVEIGDKHVEVMVRQMLRKIRVVDSGDTNVLPGSLLEIHQFKKANTDVLKAGEQPAVGKPVLLGITKASLETESFLSAASFQETTRVLTDAAIKGKRDELLGLKENVIIGKLVPAGTGMQRYRRIKAELDLPKGEESAQQEETETIQ